A single region of the Candidatus Latescibacter sp. genome encodes:
- a CDS encoding DUF3795 domain-containing protein: protein MKIEYPEIGVCGLSCRLCPNYHIEGESRCGGCKSDGRMKVGCTFITCAVKRKGIEFCWQCTEQEGCQRWRQHREWGKHHDSFTCYQRLEDNIEFLKGQDVDAFVDDQQARERLLMAMLAEFNEGRSKTYYSITATIMELEELEEAIALGRERSTGMDIKAKARALHDVLDAIARKSGYHLKLRK, encoded by the coding sequence ATGAAGATCGAATACCCCGAGATCGGCGTTTGCGGCCTCTCATGCAGACTCTGCCCCAATTACCACATCGAAGGCGAAAGCAGATGTGGCGGGTGCAAGAGCGATGGCCGAATGAAAGTCGGTTGTACGTTCATAACGTGTGCCGTGAAGAGGAAAGGCATTGAGTTCTGTTGGCAGTGCACGGAGCAGGAAGGCTGCCAGCGATGGAGGCAGCACAGGGAGTGGGGAAAGCATCACGACAGCTTCACATGCTATCAGAGACTCGAAGACAATATTGAGTTTCTGAAAGGACAAGACGTCGACGCTTTTGTCGATGACCAACAAGCAAGAGAGCGCCTACTTATGGCGATGCTGGCCGAATTCAACGAAGGTCGTTCAAAGACATACTACAGCATCACTGCGACCATTATGGAGTTAGAAGAACTTGAAGAGGCGATAGCCCTTGGAAGGGAACGATCCACCGGGATGGATATCAAGGCCAAGGCAAGAGCTCTTCACGATGTACTCGACGCGATAGCTCGAAAGAGTGGGTACCACTTAAAGCTCAGGAAGTGA
- a CDS encoding diguanylate cyclase, with protein MPQAKPVILIVDNEIEICNLFRDFINFMGYDSLFETDGEKLLSELDSIKYDVMFLDLKLGLISGVDILQKSKKTHPDSEVIIVTGHGSDETVLTVLHNGAMSYIQKPISFSGIKVHTEEALAKRRFNMRTNALKKTMESCAPSLIKHFTDIINLDKLSTYLNLTIDIETLADLILNGIADILPGYYYSFFFFDEVNREMVIYSEEQVYSKTASKIEEQIKVFYENLVNRELEGLYNVRVILPAAKKDSEEIKPIELISFFVPLLVDNSIKGVIGISGENTPVPDDSKDILLMISARTNKILSNATLHRDTKMLALTDGLTGLLNHRAINERLKQEFERFRRYGSFLSLLVADFDDLKKYNDTYGHPVGDEVLRHIGNILRETSRESDVLSRYGGDEFVILLPQTNSRNASNMAERIKQKVQDNLFSIHGLKLKGTISMGVATVPDETIQSPQDFLESADRALYDAKRSGKNRICIAGSLQ; from the coding sequence ATGCCGCAGGCAAAGCCGGTTATATTGATAGTAGATAATGAGATTGAAATCTGTAATCTTTTTCGGGATTTTATTAATTTCATGGGATATGATTCCCTTTTCGAAACAGATGGTGAGAAACTTCTCAGTGAATTGGATTCCATCAAATACGATGTAATGTTTTTAGATTTGAAACTGGGATTGATTTCCGGTGTGGACATCCTGCAAAAGTCAAAGAAAACCCACCCCGATTCCGAAGTTATCATTGTCACCGGGCACGGCAGCGATGAAACTGTTTTAACGGTCCTGCATAATGGAGCCATGTCCTATATTCAAAAGCCGATCTCATTTTCGGGGATAAAAGTACATACTGAGGAAGCTCTCGCCAAGCGTCGTTTCAACATGAGAACGAACGCTTTGAAAAAAACCATGGAATCCTGTGCGCCGTCCCTGATAAAACATTTCACCGATATCATAAACCTGGATAAACTCTCCACGTATCTTAATCTTACTATCGATATCGAAACACTCGCCGATCTGATCCTCAACGGGATTGCTGATATTCTCCCCGGTTACTACTATTCATTCTTCTTTTTTGATGAAGTTAACCGTGAGATGGTGATTTATTCCGAAGAGCAGGTATACTCAAAAACCGCTTCCAAGATTGAGGAACAGATAAAGGTATTTTATGAGAATCTGGTCAACCGGGAATTGGAAGGCCTGTATAATGTCCGGGTAATTTTGCCTGCCGCCAAAAAGGATAGCGAAGAAATCAAGCCGATCGAACTTATCAGTTTCTTTGTCCCCCTGCTGGTCGATAATTCGATCAAAGGGGTTATAGGGATTTCAGGCGAAAATACTCCTGTTCCGGATGACAGCAAGGATATTCTGCTAATGATATCCGCACGTACCAACAAAATTCTTTCCAATGCCACCCTGCACCGTGACACAAAGATGCTGGCATTGACCGACGGCCTCACCGGACTTTTGAATCACCGTGCTATCAATGAACGTCTTAAACAGGAATTTGAAAGATTTCGTCGCTACGGTTCGTTCCTGTCTCTTCTGGTAGCTGATTTCGACGACCTGAAGAAATACAATGATACCTATGGCCATCCGGTGGGAGATGAAGTATTGCGCCATATTGGTAATATCCTCCGTGAAACTTCCCGTGAATCGGATGTGCTGTCCAGATACGGGGGGGATGAGTTTGTCATTCTGCTCCCCCAGACCAATTCCAGGAATGCGAGTAATATGGCAGAGCGTATAAAACAAAAAGTACAGGATAATCTTTTTTCCATTCACGGCCTGAAACTGAAAGGCACCATCAGCATGGGGGTGGCCACAGTTCCTGATGAAACTATTCAGTCACCCCAGGATTTTCTTGAAAGCGCCGACCGTGCGCTTTATGATGCAAAACGATCCGGGAAGAACCGGATTTGTATAGCCGGTTCGCTGCAGTAA
- a CDS encoding flavodoxin family protein, with the protein MKVIAFSASPRPGGNTETLLDQVIEGLKAGHAAVEKIRTHELDIAPCSGCRACESEGKCCIVDDFNLLYDRLIDCDGVVFTSPLFFMNVPARGKAVIDRCQVFWVIKHRLGLDLFGGRRRFGILVSCSGAGLGPGGANIFRGIEDTMTYVFDALGLEKLDSLLFRRFDAFGEIRENPEALKQARETGMLLAGFR; encoded by the coding sequence ATGAAGGTTATTGCCTTTTCGGCCAGTCCCCGTCCGGGGGGCAATACCGAAACTCTCCTGGACCAGGTCATCGAGGGATTGAAAGCCGGTCATGCAGCAGTGGAAAAAATCCGCACCCATGAACTCGATATCGCTCCCTGTTCCGGATGCCGAGCCTGCGAATCGGAGGGAAAATGCTGCATCGTCGATGATTTCAACCTGTTGTATGATAGACTTATCGACTGTGACGGGGTTGTATTTACCTCGCCCCTCTTCTTCATGAATGTGCCGGCGCGGGGAAAAGCGGTAATAGACCGCTGCCAGGTTTTCTGGGTCATCAAACATCGTTTGGGACTGGATTTGTTTGGCGGCAGGCGGCGTTTTGGAATTCTTGTCTCCTGTTCGGGAGCGGGTTTAGGCCCCGGCGGAGCGAATATTTTTCGTGGTATTGAAGATACCATGACTTATGTGTTCGATGCGCTTGGTCTGGAAAAATTGGATAGTCTCCTTTTTCGACGGTTCGATGCGTTCGGAGAAATCCGCGAAAACCCCGAAGCTTTGAAACAGGCGCGGGAAACGGGAATGCTGCTTGCCGGTTTCCGGTAA
- a CDS encoding HEAT repeat domain-containing protein, translating to MSNTKKLMFLAFGLVLAGCSPSTESLIKSLQSGNSIARTRAATELMGRRGNPETTKKLAAQLNSSDNRTVFIIIQVLGTMADTTAIKPLGNVAQNHNPYIRAAALWSIGSIGSKSGLPYLTEGLKDSMAVVRHSAVMGIGFLKYPPAAKFLYPMLRDAVDSVRTAAVQSIFNYRKIPGSGVLAADLAITLNDANPTVRYVAVQALGGGGLGQGFPDSTLAGDLLIDALKDENKFVRLEAIVSLKFLRCAKAVPYLREMFDTATIDEELEISSTIKEITGETYPPELGK from the coding sequence GTGAGTAATACAAAAAAATTGATGTTTTTAGCTTTTGGACTGGTTTTGGCGGGATGTTCTCCCTCCACGGAAAGTCTTATTAAAAGTCTTCAGAGCGGGAATTCCATCGCGCGGACAAGAGCCGCCACCGAACTCATGGGCCGCCGCGGGAATCCGGAAACAACGAAAAAACTGGCTGCACAACTGAACAGCAGCGATAATCGTACGGTGTTTATAATCATCCAGGTATTGGGGACTATGGCAGATACCACAGCTATAAAGCCTTTAGGCAATGTCGCCCAAAACCATAACCCTTATATCAGAGCGGCGGCATTGTGGTCTATCGGAAGTATCGGGAGCAAGTCGGGACTTCCCTATCTGACGGAGGGTCTAAAGGATTCGATGGCGGTGGTACGTCATTCCGCGGTGATGGGGATCGGTTTTTTGAAATATCCTCCCGCGGCAAAGTTCCTTTACCCCATGCTCCGCGATGCTGTAGACAGCGTTCGTACAGCCGCCGTCCAATCCATTTTTAACTATCGGAAGATACCCGGTTCCGGAGTGTTGGCTGCGGACCTTGCCATAACACTGAACGATGCCAATCCCACGGTACGGTATGTTGCTGTCCAGGCGCTCGGAGGGGGCGGACTCGGCCAGGGTTTCCCCGACAGTACATTGGCCGGAGACCTGCTGATCGACGCGTTGAAAGACGAGAACAAGTTTGTCCGTCTTGAAGCTATTGTGAGCCTCAAATTCCTTCGGTGCGCGAAAGCGGTGCCATATCTGAGAGAGATGTTCGATACGGCAACCATTGATGAAGAGCTTGAGATTTCAAGCACCATCAAAGAAATAACCGGAGAAACTTATCCGCCAGAACTTGGAAAGTGA
- a CDS encoding MFS transporter translates to MTASSMKEYYKLLVFVFLFGYAGTIWGGLTYYIGIPLGLMNYLKASSLQIGLISALFWGGFALPQIFAAYMSESKRIKKKFIAASLSLSCVGFLVAGLYIFATGAANPSQTITVFIICFAWAAVVAGFYIPAYFAMAFKMIPSNKLGQLLGIMFAIEYGGIFLTGPTMVAVNKHFPTPYNYALVFTATFVMTLISILMLLTLKETEGEVVKTAPSFGVYVKKFFKIYLEDTSFTKFIFGKWLMSGHIIMLAFLLTYLIKVKNYSDPSGGWFTSLNGLGLFIGGFTITKIADVWGPKYLLITAQILAIIYTVLAWLVPSSSTTIIFIAFVVSGMCQISDNVGYTNSTLFYCPSEDKTTYCAAVNIGIILPMIFLPIIMGKLMDWGIISFGGTFTVALLMMVAAIIYIALVVENPKSFVAMKNSK, encoded by the coding sequence ATGACCGCAAGCAGCATGAAAGAGTATTACAAGCTCCTGGTTTTCGTTTTTCTCTTTGGATATGCCGGCACCATCTGGGGCGGCTTGACCTATTATATCGGGATACCCCTGGGATTAATGAATTACCTTAAGGCGAGCTCGCTTCAAATCGGACTGATCTCGGCCCTTTTCTGGGGTGGTTTTGCATTACCTCAGATTTTCGCCGCGTACATGTCCGAATCCAAACGGATTAAAAAGAAATTTATCGCAGCTTCCCTGAGCCTCTCCTGCGTGGGATTTCTCGTGGCGGGGCTTTATATTTTCGCCACCGGCGCAGCTAATCCCTCGCAAACGATCACCGTTTTCATTATCTGTTTTGCCTGGGCTGCCGTGGTCGCAGGATTCTATATTCCCGCTTATTTCGCCATGGCCTTTAAAATGATTCCATCCAATAAGCTGGGACAGCTCCTCGGCATCATGTTTGCCATAGAATACGGGGGTATTTTTCTAACTGGCCCCACAATGGTCGCAGTGAATAAACACTTCCCCACTCCTTATAACTATGCGCTGGTTTTTACCGCCACATTTGTGATGACCCTCATCTCGATCCTGATGCTTCTCACCCTCAAGGAAACGGAAGGCGAGGTGGTGAAAACCGCTCCATCGTTTGGCGTTTATGTTAAAAAATTCTTTAAAATCTATCTGGAGGATACGTCATTCACGAAGTTCATTTTCGGCAAATGGCTCATGAGCGGCCATATTATCATGCTGGCTTTTCTGCTCACCTACCTTATCAAAGTGAAAAATTATTCCGATCCGAGCGGCGGCTGGTTCACCTCGTTGAACGGCCTCGGGCTTTTCATCGGCGGATTCACCATTACCAAGATCGCCGATGTTTGGGGTCCCAAATATCTGCTCATCACCGCCCAGATACTGGCCATAATTTATACCGTGCTGGCCTGGCTCGTTCCATCATCGAGCACAACGATTATTTTTATCGCATTCGTGGTCAGCGGCATGTGCCAGATATCGGATAATGTCGGTTATACGAACTCCACTCTGTTCTACTGCCCTTCGGAGGATAAAACCACCTATTGCGCGGCGGTGAATATCGGCATCATCCTGCCCATGATTTTCCTGCCGATCATCATGGGAAAACTCATGGACTGGGGAATAATATCCTTTGGCGGCACTTTCACTGTTGCACTGCTCATGATGGTCGCTGCGATCATCTATATCGCCCTAGTGGTTGAAAATCCCAAGTCATTTGTAGCGATGAAAAACAGCAAATAG